The stretch of DNA CATTCGGTAGTCCCAATTGTGAACGCCACAAATCAAATTTTGTCCCTCAATGAAACCATCTGCCAACAACGCCCCTCTATGGTGACAACGCCCATACAATACCGAAACTTGCTCGTCAAATTTGATGATGACCAAATCGGTGTTTTCTACTAAAGCATAGGCAGGTTTACGGTCTTCTAAGTCGGTGGTTTTTGCAATTGAAGTGGGGGAAATGAGGTCATTGAAGGAAATCGTTGAAGACATAGTGCTTTGTTTGTTATTAAGGGTTTTGAGAAAAAGTAAGCGTGAAATTAAACAAAAAAGTCAATTGAGAAGGTTGGAAATGGACAAAAGGGGTTTTTTAGATACTACAATGAATCGGCATCCAATTCAAATTCAGGCAACACATCCTCTCCCAAAAGCTTTTCATCAAATCCCTGAACTTTCTCCAAAACAACTATTTCATCACTACTTTCTTCCTTCAATTTGGGCGAATAAACATACGTCTTTTTATCCTTCATATCCAAGAGCCAAGCCAAACGAGTTCCATTCAAGACATACTCTTTCATCTTCTCCTTCAATGTTTTGAGTGAATCTGTTTTGGAGCGAATTTCAATCACAAAATCAGGGCAAACAGGCGCAAATACTTTTTTGTCAACTTCTGCAATAGCTTCCCATTTTTCTTTTTCAATCCAAGAAACATCGGGTGAACGAACCGCACCATTTGGCAGTGTAAAACCTGTTGAAGAATCAAAGACATATCCCAGTTTATACTTCCGATTCCATATCCCTAAATCTATTAGAACCTCACTGTTATAGTGTCCTGTTTCAGAACCTGTTGGTGCCATAATGATAATTTCTTTATTCTGGTTGCGTTCAATTCTCAAATCACGATGTTGCACACAAAACTGAAAGAACAAATTATCTCCCATTCTATCAGGCAACATATCGGTTTTCAATGTTAAAGTATGCATAAATAAAATTTTATTTCAAATGTAATCATTTTTCCTATAATTTTGAAGTCTATTTTTTCAGCCTTATTTAAACCCTATTTCTATGTCTTTCTACCATAAACTCTTCCAGTTTTTCTATACCAAACAAAGTTGGTTGTTAGGAATCGTCATTAGTTGTTTTGCATTTGGAGCAGCACATTTTTATAGAGGAGGCGAGCGAGTGTATTGGATGTGGGAAAAGCATCCTTATGTTCCTTTAATTTTAACTGCAATAGGTACTTATGGAGCAATTTTATGGGTCAGGATTCACGAACAAAAATTGGAGGAATCTTTTGAGGCAAAAATTCAAACCCAAAAATCAGCACTACAAAACAAAATCGAAACCCTCACCAAACGCCAATTGGAGATTTTTTTACTCATTGCAGCAGGCAAAAGCAACAAAGAAATCGCCTCTGAACTCTTCATTGAGCAAAGTACGCTCAAATCTCACATCAATCAAATCTACAAAAATCTTGAAATCTCCAATCGCAAGCAAGCGATTCAGTTGGCGAAACAATTGGAGGTAAATCTCAAACAGACAAAGATTTAAATATCTTCTCCACCCTTTTTCAACCCCTTTCTCCACCTTTTTTGCATCCCATTTTATTGGAGACTATTGGATTCTTTGAGGCATATTGCAGCGAAATCAAATAACAGAATCTAAAATATCTCCAATGAAAAATTTACTTTTTAAAAACCGATTTTTTCTTTTTGCTGCAATCATACTTTTAACCGTTCTTCCATTGAGTTTTCAATTTTCGATACAAGAAGAAAAAACGCCCCTTACTTTTGTCTTCCTCCAAGATTTTCCAAAGATGGCTCTTTTTTTAGCAGGAATAGCAATCTTTTTGGCATTCACAACCTATTCGATATTTACCAACAGAGAGCAGTTTGGAATCATGGCTTTATTTTTTCTTGTTCCTCTCACTTGTGTATCAATAGGAGAGATGCCACTGACTTTTATTGCATGGGATTTTCAACCTGCAATTGGTTGGATGTATTGGGGAACGGGTTTGCTCCTATTCGCTTTAAAATCAAATTCTTCAGCCTTCTCAAAATAAATACAATTTATTTAGTTTTTCATAAAAAACACTATTTGCAGCCAATTGGTTCAATGTCCTTATTTGTCACCCATCCATCAAGTATCAAAGATTATTACTACATCGTACAACGAACACTTTTACATTCCCTATTTTCGTAGCTGATTTTTATTGTTTACAGCCTCGAACAAGAAAAAATAATGAAAAAGAAGCTTGTATTGCGTGAAAAAAAAAATCCACGTAAAATGTGCTTCCTTTCTATTAACCTTCATGTTCAAAGCTCAATACAAAAACACAAATCCGTTCCATCATGCAGCAAAAAACGCTACTCACCCTCTCCCTTACAGTCCTAATCTTCCTTTTCATCAACTCCGACACCTTCAAAAAAAACTACAATTCAATCACTTCAAGTGACTCCGCAACAATGCCCAAACCCACCGAAATCGTCCAAAAAGACAAAGACGACAAATCCTTCAAAAAGCGAAGAAAACAGTGGGAAGAAGACCGAAACAAAACCGCAGAAGGTGACAATTGGCGGGAAATAGATGCCCAATACCGACAAAAAAAACACGCCCGCATTGAAGCCCAACGCCAACGATTATGGCAGCAAGGTTTATTGAAAACCAATGGTTTTGAAGAAGTTGCCAATGGACATTTAACAGGCGAATGGCGAGAACGGGGCAGCAAAAACCAAGCAGGGCGTTTGCATACTTGCGACATAGATTTTGACAACAACCTCATTTATGCCGCATCTTCAGGTGGAATCCTTTGGCGGGGAAACATGGACGGCACCGATTGGACGAGTCTCAACGACTACCGTTCCTTTTACATTCATTCCGTTCGAGTCGTTTATACGGACGGCAACATGGGGTGCAGCCCGACTTGGGAACTCTACCAACTTTGCGCTGCCAATGGCGGAACCTACAATCCCGAAACCAAACAATGCGAAGGATGTGTAGCTTTTGAAACGGCAGAAGAAGCACAAGGGCCTTGTGGAGAGGGTCAAGTGATGGACTGTGCAGGAAATTGTATTCCCGTTGACCAATTCAATAACTGGATTGGGGATGGTTACTGCGATGATGGTACGTATGGGGCAGTATTTACTTGCGACCAATTCGACAACGATGGAGAGGATTGCGGAACACCAAGTTCGGGTTGCAGTGCTGCATGGTTGAAGTACCAACTTTGCCTTGCAGCAGGGGGCGAATACAACATTGGAGGAGGTACTTGCAGCGTTCCCATTGCAGCTTGTGGCGCATTTTCCAATAGTCAACAGGCTCAAGGTGCTTGCCCGAATGGTCAAATCATGGACTGCGATGGCAACTGTTTTGATTCCGAATTTTTTGGTGCAATCAGCAATGGCGAATGTCAAGACGGAAACCAAACGCCCAACTTCAAATGTGTTCAGTACCAAAATGATG from Chitinophagales bacterium encodes:
- a CDS encoding Uma2 family endonuclease, which produces MHTLTLKTDMLPDRMGDNLFFQFCVQHRDLRIERNQNKEIIIMAPTGSETGHYNSEVLIDLGIWNRKYKLGYVFDSSTGFTLPNGAVRSPDVSWIEKEKWEAIAEVDKKVFAPVCPDFVIEIRSKTDSLKTLKEKMKEYVLNGTRLAWLLDMKDKKTYVYSPKLKEESSDEIVVLEKVQGFDEKLLGEDVLPEFELDADSL
- a CDS encoding LuxR C-terminal-related transcriptional regulator: MSFYHKLFQFFYTKQSWLLGIVISCFAFGAAHFYRGGERVYWMWEKHPYVPLILTAIGTYGAILWVRIHEQKLEESFEAKIQTQKSALQNKIETLTKRQLEIFLLIAAGKSNKEIASELFIEQSTLKSHINQIYKNLEISNRKQAIQLAKQLEVNLKQTKI